From Salmo salar chromosome ssa09, Ssal_v3.1, whole genome shotgun sequence:
CCCAATCCTCATCCTAGCCTCTTCCATCCTGTGATTCTACCTATTGTACCACCTACCGTATGCCCTTTACAATACCATCTACCGTAGGTCCTTTACCATACCATCTACCGTATGCCCTTTACCATACCATCTACCGTAGGTCCTTTACCATACCACCTACCGTAGGCCCTTTACAATACCACCTACCGTAGGCCCTTTACCATACCACCTACCGTAGGTCCTTTACCATACCACCTACCGTAGGCCCTTTACCATACCACCTACCGTAGGCCCTTTACCATACCACCTACCGTAGGTCCTTTACCATACCACCTACCGTAGGTCCTTTACCATACCACCTACCGTAGGTCCTTTACCATACCACCTACCGTAGGCCCTTTACCGTTATTACCTACTGTAGGTCCTTTACCATACCACCTACCGTAGGCCCTTTACAATACCACCTACCGTAGGTCCTTTACCATACCACCTACCGTAGGTCCTTTACCATACCACCTACCGTAGGTCCTTTACCGTACCACCTACCGTAGGCCCTTTACCGTACCACCTACCGTAGGTCCTTTACTGTACCACCTACCGTAGGTCCTTTACCGTTATTACCTACTGTAGGTCCTTTACCGTACCACCTACCGTAGGTCCTTTACTGTACCACCTACTGTAGGTTCTTTACCGTACTACCTACTGTAGGTTCTTTACTGTACCACCTACTGTAGGCCCTTTACCGTTATACCTACTGTAGGTCCTTTACTGTATCACCTACTGTAGGTCCTTTACTGTACCACCTACTGTAGGTCCTTTACCGTTATACCTACTGTAGGTCCTTTACCGTACTACCTACCGTAGGCCCTTTACCGTACCACCTACTGTAGGTCCTTTACTGTACCACCTACTGTAGGTCCTTTACCGTACTACCTACTGTAGGTCCTTTACCGTTATACCTACTGTAGGTCCTTTACCGTACTACCTACTGTAGGTTCTTTACTGTACCACCTACTGTAGGTCCTTTACCGTACCACCTACTGTAGGTCCTTTACCGTTACACCTACTGTAGGTTCTTTACCGTACCACCTACTGTAGGTTCTTTACCGTACCACCTACTGTAGGTTCTTTACTGTACCACCTACTGTAGGTTCTTTACTGTACCTACTACTGAACAACCTTAGCCTCTCTTGGTGATCTAACCCATAGGTTCCACCGCACCGCTAGTGCAGGGCTAGCGGTCAGCTTTTACACAGGCTGATGCGGAGTGGCTGATGAAAAGAGGAAATAGAAGGGgacgaaggggaggagaggagggggagttggAAGACGTGTTTCACGTTTTTTATTATGCTCATTAGTCCTGATAATGTCTCCCAGGACATTGTGCCTGAAAATGTCACCACAGCAACAGTCTCCCAGTTGGCAGAGCAAACATAAACAAGTGAAGTgagagaaacaaagaaacaaagagagagggagaaaagagaaagagggggaagggagagatacagatgtaggatcttattttGAGACAGTTTGCGACAGCAGGAaaacaatcctgcagcaacaggaaatgcaaattaatatgtggattataatcaatggacatttttgtagttaCTGATCaatattttttggggaaaaatctagtctgaaatttctaagtggaaattacaaacttcagaagcctttttaaaccttaaatACACTACACGTTTTGCATTTTCTGCATTGCAGGaatgttctcctgcaacagggtgatcaaattaagatcctacatctgtagatacaggaagatatgagagagagagcaagagagacgagagagagagaaagagacaatagaGGAAGAAGGGAAAGATAGATACAGTGAGATGAGAGCAAAATTAGAGCTGAATGACAAATTAACAAGATGTTGAAATTACCATTACTGTGCAAATTTTgtggcaagagagaaagagaaccagAAAGAGCTAAGACTGTGACATGAATACAGATAGTGTGGTAATATAGCATGATGTAGCCTACTTTAAGGCAGCAACACATAGCAGTGTGAATACAGTATCGGTTATGAGTTGAGCACAAACACACAAGCCATTGATGAGCTAAAGCTCACTCCAGGTTGGCCTTTATGAATAATGGAGAACAGTAACTGGCATGGAGTagtgagagggaagggggagggagggaatgagggagtaGGAAAAGATGGAGGGTGGACGTCCATCCATCAGTACTCACATTGTCTGGTCGTTGGAGAACTCCAGCTCTCCCTGGGTGTCCTCGTAGTCCACGCCGCCCCCCTTCGCCGTGCCCTCCTCCGTGTGATAGGGCAGGATCACCGTGCCGCGGGCGCCTGAGTTCCGCACCACTGAAATCTCCATGGTGCCAACGCTCTCGCTGACGCGCACCAGCCGATTACGGAATGTGAAGAATCCAGCATGGTCGTCGTCCAGGATGGTCACCGTGGTGACCAGTGGCTCCACCAGGCGACCCTTGGGTCTTGCACCTGGCTCATCACTCTCAAACATCCCCTCGGCGTCACCGATGCGCAAGTTGAGCAGCCGCACAAAAAAGTGCTCGTCCTCCTCGAAGATGTCATCATCGATGATGCCGACCTGAAAAAGCAGAAAATGAAACAAATGCTCAACGAATGAAGTGTATGCAATGACCAGGGTCCGTAAAAGCAACACCACGAGACAAATGTTCCTCGTTCATAGACATTCAGTATTCGTGATGAAGAATtgattttgattttattttattaggaccTCTTTTAGTCTTCATTTGGACTAAtattccaagagtccttaaacattgaaatacaatttataatacgatcacattttcacatataacacactgttacaaacagACATAATACACTGACATATTAACCAGATAAATACTTTAACAGTCTAAAAAGATAGATTGATTCTTCATCTACCATAGTCCAGCACAACCTTcctatgtattatatttaaatggctttaaagtattgtttgaatttgcagttgaagtcggatgtttacatacaccttagccaaatgcatttaaactcagttgttcacaattcctgacatttaatcctagtaaaaattccctgtcttaggtcagttaggatcaccactttattttaagaatgtgaaatgtcagaataataatagaatgatttatttcagcttttacttctttcatcacattcccagtgggtcagaactttacatacactcaattagtattttgttgcattgcctttaaattgtttaaggtagccttccacaagcttcccacaataggttgggtgaattttggcccattcctcctgacagagctggtgtaactgagtcaggtttgtaggcctccttgctcgcacacactttttcagttctgcccacacattttctataggattgaggtcagactttgtgatggccactccaataccttaactttgtccttaagccattttgccacaactttggaagtatgcttggggtcattgtccatgtggaagacccatttgcgaccaagctttaacttcttgaccgatgtcttgaggtgttgcttcaatatatccacataatttcccccccctcatgatgccatctattttgtgaagtgcaccagtccctcctgcagcaaagcacccccacaacatgatgctgccacccccgtgcttcacggttgggatgatgttcttcggcttgcaagcctccccctttttcctccaaacataatgatggtcattatggccaaacacttctatttttgtttcatcagaccagaggacatttctccaaaaagtacgatctttgtccccatgtgcagttgcaaaccgtagtctggctttttttatggtggttttggagcagtggcttcttccttgctgagcggcctttcaggttatgtcgttataggactcgttttactgtggatatagatacttttgtacctgtttcctccagcatcttcacaaggtcctttgctgctgttctgggattgatttgcacttttcgcaccaaagtacgttaatctctaggagacagaacacgtctccttcctgagcggtatgacggctgcatggtcccatggtgtttatacttgtgtactattgtttgtacagatgaatgtggtaccttcaggcatttggaaattgctcccaaggatgaaccagacttttgtttcagaggtcttggctgatttcttgtgattttcccatgatggcaagcaaagaggcaatgagtttgaagctaggccttgaaatacatccacaggtacacctccaattgactcaaattatgtcaattagcctatcagaagcttttaaagccatgacatcattttctggaattttccaagctgtttaaaggcacagtcaatttagtgtatgtaaacttctgacccactggaattgtgatacagtgatacaataaagataagtgaaataatctgtctgtaaacaattgttggaaaaatgacttgtgtcatgcacaaagtagatgtcctaaccgactgtgtttgaaaaacgagttttaatgactccaacctaagtgtatgtaaacttccgacttcaactgtacatctctGTTACTATCTGTGGCCTGGTCAAACCCAGTGCATACATCATCCAGATAGGACACCTTAGAGCTAGgaggtctatacacacatccTACCAATATGGCTGCCTGGTGAGGCAGATGTACTTGAGCCCATAGTGCCTCTACTTGACATACATTAAGGTCATCCCTCCTCTTAAAAGGTATATGATTCTGAATGTACAGTGCTGCACCCCCACCATTCCTATTCCTGTCTCTTCTCAGTAGACTATATCCATGAATGTTCATTTGCCCACCATTTACAGATGCATCTAAATGCATTTCGGTCAAAGctaaaatatgaatattatttatGTTGACCAAGTTAAAAAGCTAATGTATTTTGTTAGGAAGGCTACATACATTAACCTGAGCTATATGCAACCCTTTCCTTGTCAAGTGGAGATCAATAGAGCATGTATTGGTTATAGTTGAAGTTATGAtccactacaacacacactcaggtTTGAACATTGAATTAAAAGAACCAGGGAGTTACTCTGGAGTCCCGATACAGTTGCCCATTGATGTAAAGTTtatccatcaccatggagactcaTTGATTCAGACAACGCTTTTCCTTCATGATGGGATGCAGTTTTTTTCGTCCTTTCATTGATCTCTGTAGGGAAGTGATTGTTCATGCTAAAATCAGTGTTTCTGAGTTCTCTGCCCCTGCTCTTCGTCATTTCCTTTTGCTTAAAATGTTCAAACCCTCGATAACAGCCCGTGGCCTGTACCCAGAGGCCTTACCCATTCTACGGACGCTGGAGAAAGTGACATTACGCACAACATCAGTGGGCAGTTTCAGTTGAGTTGACATAAAGTCTCGGACAGCTTCTGCTGTTgtcattctccggtatccctgaAAAGATTAGATTGTCCCGCATTGATCGACACCGTACATCAAGCAAGGTTTATTTACGTTGTTTGTTCTCCCTTTgcaccacctccaccttgctatgaatagagtctacagtacctttcagCGCTATGTTCTCTTTCCTTAGATCATCAATCTGACGTTGGCTGAATTCTAGACTAGCACATAATGCATTGATGCCCTCTCGTAATATATCCAAGATATCAAGTTTGGCAAGCGTTTCATTGATGGATTTTAACAAGTCAACATCCATTTCAGTAAACCTCTCCCCACACTCCACGCGCGCCCTCTCGCTTGGGGATGGTTTGGTGCCATCGTTGATATCGCTTGGCCAACTTGGCTTTGGTCTGTTTTGTTGATTGGGTTTGTTGTCCTTAACAGTGCTTGAATCCTCCGAAACCAGCGACATGTTTCTTTGAGCTCGTAAGTATCTCTCATCAATGAATAGTTCAAGCTCTTCAATGGGTTCTGAATCATCCAGCGTGTTTGCAGGCagagtaaaacaaaaataacaaaacaacagatgTATCTTTCCGGACCTGTACAGGCTGTCAGTAGATACAcgcaatacatatatatatatttttgtaactATTGTGTACTCACTCGTGGTTGGAGGAAGTGCTAGTTTTAAAAAGGATAAGAGAAACACTGTTGTTTGAAGACAGAAAGTgacagctgttatagaccacaaACGCTTGAGAGACACGCATCAAATCAACCACACTGATGGTCAAAGACATGGGACACTAAGGGATTGATTGTTGTAGTCACTCATTCATGTCTAATGGTTGACTAGCTACTGTTATGAAATAACGCATTTGAGTTGTTCcctgactcgctctctctctctcttcagattCCTTGTTTTCTCCCTTTCCTCAACACCCCTCCTGCTATCCAGAAATACACATTCTCTTTGTCCTCTGTCTAAGCGTGAACATGAAATGACAAGAAAACTACGACAAGTTCAAAGAGAGAAACATAATCTCCAAGGACAAATACTTGAAAGCCCACTTCCTCCTTTTTTTAAtcgtctctcccctctcccactcAGATGAAGTCGTACTCACTGTCAGTCAGGACGATGAGGCAGACTTTAATGTGCTCTAGCTTCCGGAAGACTCTCCAGTTCTACTGGCTCCTCTAAGACAATATGAGACAGTTGATCAGGGACAGAGAGGACTCTGGCTGGCGCTAATTCAGAGGGTAATCGGTTTCTACAGCTGTTTTCTGCTCCTTCCATTACGTGACGTCTTGATCTGCCCACGACAAGCAGGTCTCACGACCTAGCTGGGGATCTGCTAGGCAGCACCACGACAAGCAGGTCTAACGACCTAGCTGGGGATCTGCTAGGCAGCACAGTTGTGCAACGCTTCTTAGTATAATTGATTAtaactgtactttactgtttcctttcctttccttccctTCCACTGACCCCTCACCTTGATCTCCTTGCGGGTCTCTCCGGGTTTGAACACCAGCGTTCCCTCGCTGTACTCGTAGTCAGACCCGGCGTTGGCTGAGCCGTCCTCGGTCCGGTAGTCCAAGTAGAAGGTGCTCTCCCCCAGGCCCCCTTGACACACCACAGCCAGCCTCAGTACGCCGCAGTTCTCCATACACTGGCTGTGGCTGCTCTCGAACGCCAGGCGGCTGCACTCGGCCAGGTCGTCGTCCTCGCAGACCACTTCCTCGTCCACGGCGGCGGCGCGGCGTGAGTGGTCGGCGGCGTGCCTCTTGAGCACGTTACCGGCGCCGGTCATCATGCGCGTAGCCTGGATGCGGTAGAAGGCGCGGCTCTTCTGCTGATGGAGGAGGGCGTAGTAGTTGGCTAGATCTACCAGCTGATCCAGCTCCTTGTCCGGAAACTTCTGTTTCAGCTGCTTCAGGATGCGGATCACCTGGGGGCAGAGGAATAGGGGGTGAAAAAaagaggcacacagacacacaacctcgACATAGAAAGTTTGTAACTCTTGTAGGTTCAGAACGTTTATAGCTCTTAATAGTCTCCTTTGCTtgagtgtgtttgtatgtgtggttGAGGTGGGTGTAGCCTCTTCATCTCTTTTTACTCTCTCTAGCCCTATCTATTCCTGAGAGTGGCTATGTGGGTGTACCCTCTTCATCTCTTTTTACTCTCTCTAGCCCTATCTATTCCTGAGAGGGGCTATGTGGGTGTACATGAATGGGATGAGTATATCCTCTATAACTCTTTATTCCTCCCTCTCGCTTCCTCTCATAcaagtgtatctctctctctccccctccctactgtacctttctctctccctactgtacctctctctctctccctactgtacctctctctctctctccctctccctactgtacctttctctctctcacctgtatccctctctctccccctgatgTTCTTGAATCCCACTAAcagcagatctctctctctctctcacctccttgcGGCTCTCGTCCAGCTCCTTGGTATTCTCTACGGTCACCATGGTGCTGTTGGAGTTGGGTAGGTAGGCCACGGTGCCCGCTGCATTGTTGGCCCCATCCTGGCAGTTCTCACTGGGCATCATTCCCACCGCACCTCCCCTAGGTGGGAACTTTCCGTCCATAATCATCTCGAAGCCTTTCGGGGTTGTGTCCCCCTCCGTCTCCACGACGATGCCGTGCTTGTCGGCGCGGTAACGCTTGGCCATGTACTTGTAAAAGAGCAGGCGTCGGTCGGCGATCCAGGCCAGGATCACACACACTGGGAAGTAGAGCAGGGTGACCAGGGCCTcccacacctgaacacacacaaagacaggggACCATTACAAGACATACATCCAAACTGGAagggtatttatgctgcagtagtttatgtgtcggggggctagggtcagtctgttatatctggagtatttctcctgtcttgtcCTGTGGGAATTTAAGTCTCGACCTCTctcgacctgagccctaggaccatgcctgaggactccttgctgtccccagtccacctggccgtgctgctactccagtttcaactgttctgcctgcggctatggaaccctgacctgttcaccggacgtgctacctgtcccagacctgctgttttcaactctctagagacagcaggagcggtagagatactctgaatgatcggctatgaaaagccaactgacatttactcctgagatgctgacctgttgcaccctctacaaccactgtgattattatctgaccctgctggtcatctatgaacgtttgaacatcttggccatgttctgttataatcaccacctggcacagccagaagaggactggccacccctcatagcctggttcctctctaggtttcttcctaggttctggcctttctagggagtttttcctagccactgtgcttctacacctgcattgcttgctgttttgggttttaggctgggtttctgtacagcactttgagatatcagctgatgtaagaagggcttttataaatacatttgattttatacacatttgctaacatttacacacacacacacacacacacacacacacacacacacacacacacacacacacacacacacacgtgtacctCCACTACTCCGGGTGAGATGAcagagaggatgaggaagagcCAGATATAGGCGAAGATACTCCAGAAGGCTGTGATGAAGAACACACGCAGGTGTTTGATCTTCCTGGTCTCTCCTTCAGGGATGACCCACACACAGATGGCGATGATCACAAACATGTTGAAGGCGGCGCTGCCCACAATGGTGCCAGGGCCCAGCTCACCCGCCTCAAACCCATGCCCACACACCTAACAccgggaggcagagagaaagacttTTAGAGAACTTTTAGTGCAGTATAAATCAAAAAGGCCATGTACAAATTGTACGTAAATGTTATATTGGTAAGATTTGACAATAACTTTAAAGTGGATATCCATTTCATTGTGTCATTTTCAGCCTCATTCCAGTATAATACACTGCTACTGATATGATGTCGCTGGGGGGGGGTTTATGATGTGACACCCATTTATGAGTTGTGGTCGGGGGAGTCTTTATGATGTGACACCCACCTCTATGACAGACAGCAGGATCTCTGGCGCGGAGGAGCCTAGAGCCATCAGAGTCAGGTTGGACACAGTCTCGTTCCAGATACGTACAGTAGCCACAGACGTCTCACCGGTTGGCATGGTGATGGTCACCTCCTTCTCCtataggacagacagagaggggtcaCACACAGGTCATCACTCTATTCCCCCCATAACATTCCAGTATCTCACCACCAGACTCATACATATCTTCATCTCATTTAGCtagttactgtaaaaaaaaaaactgctcATAGGCCTGAGATGGTGAGTAGTGGGAACCTACAGATTTCCTTCTTCACATATATGCATGACGGATGGTATTTACGGTATCCTACCATGAAGGAAAGGGGGCAATCTGTTATTCTAATCTAGTGAATGGAGGAGTGATGGATGACGGGCTATGGAGACttaagttttattagttgtatgcatgggatacacatggtgtacacTGTCCTACGAAATGCTGACCTGCAGGTTCCTTTATATTTACAGTGACCTTGAGATGTAGGGTTGGTTCAATtttctgcagtgggctaaatcagggtcacggagtgtttattggtagtcttaaacaaatctactttgaaacaaatgtatacacctcacaaacatggttatgggcttaaaaaagaagacccctgtaccatgtcagatatagagttgaaatgtattactgaGAGGGCTTGTGCTCCTTGCCAGAGAGAGCCAGGCCTGTGCTCCTTGCCAGAGAGAGCCAGGCCTGTGCTCCTTGCCAGAGAGAGCCAGGCCTGTGCTCCTTGCCAGAGAGAGCCAGGCCTGTGCTCCTTGCCAGAGAGAGCCAGGCCTGTGCTCCTTGCCGCCAGCATAAGATCCAGACAATCTCATAGTGTGCTTAGGCTTGTATAACCTCAGGACATACACTGGAAAATCCTCCCTGTTATAATACACTACACTCCAATTAGGCCGCTGGGGTGGTCTGAATCCTTCATAATGGATGCACTTCTGGTAATTACTATCCTAGTAGATGCTTGCATTATGAACTTATGAAAACAATTGTGTGTAATTTGCTGGGTCAGAGAGAAAATTGTAAAAGGGAGAAATCTATGCTATTCCAATCATGAACAATGATGTTGAACGCATGGTTGGCTATAAAGAGAACAATATTACaaaacagatacagttgaagtcgtaagtttacatacaccttagccaaatgcatttaaactctgttgttcacaattcctgacatttaatcctagcaaaaattccctgtcttaggttagttaggatcaccactttattttgagaatgtgaaatgtcagaataatagtagagaggatgatttatttcagctttgatttctttcatcacattcccagtggatcagaagtttacatacactcaattagtatttggtagcattgcctttaaattgttgaacttgggtcaaacgtttcgggtagtcttccacaagcttcccacaataagttgggtgaattttggcccattccttctgacagagctggtgtagctgagtcaggtttgtaggcctccttgctcgcaaacgctttttcagttctgcccacaaattttctataggattgaggtcagggctttgtgatggccactccaatacctcgactttgttgt
This genomic window contains:
- the LOC106612604 gene encoding sodium/calcium exchanger 2, with amino-acid sequence MALLSTSLTASVPFLLFLLLPLPSPCVLESLRGGGEEENRSISTMSYPSMSPEFWSNSSTGLGGSSKCSQPVVCRPGTLLPVWKPLSPGLGDQVARAVVYFTCLMYMFLGVSIIADRFMASIEVITSQEKEVTITMPTGETSVATVRIWNETVSNLTLMALGSSAPEILLSVIEVCGHGFEAGELGPGTIVGSAAFNMFVIIAICVWVIPEGETRKIKHLRVFFITAFWSIFAYIWLFLILSVISPGVVEVWEALVTLLYFPVCVILAWIADRRLLFYKYMAKRYRADKHGIVVETEGDTTPKGFEMIMDGKFPPRGGAVGMMPSENCQDGANNAAGTVAYLPNSNSTMVTVENTKELDESRKEVIRILKQLKQKFPDKELDQLVDLANYYALLHQQKSRAFYRIQATRMMTGAGNVLKRHAADHSRRAAAVDEEVVCEDDDLAECSRLAFESSHSQCMENCGVLRLAVVCQGGLGESTFYLDYRTEDGSANAGSDYEYSEGTLVFKPGETRKEIKVGIIDDDIFEEDEHFFVRLLNLRIGDAEGMFESDEPGARPKGRLVEPLVTTVTILDDDHAGFFTFRNRLVRVSESVGTMEISVVRNSGARGTVILPYHTEEGTAKGGGVDYEDTQGELEFSNDQTIQTLQVRIIDDEEYEKKENFFIVLEEPRWLKRGISALLLNQEDPDGQMSAEEEEARRIAEMGKPILGEHSRLEVVIEESYEFKSTVDKLIKKTNLALVIGTHSWREQFVEAVTVSAGDGDDDDEEGREERLPSCYDYVMHFLTVFWKVLFAFVPPTEYWNGWACFFVSISVIGILTAIIGDLASHFGCTVGLRDTVTAVVFVALGTSIPDTFASKVAATQDQHADASVGNVTGSNAVNVFLGIGVAWSVAAVYWKVQGKEFRVDPGSLAFSVTLFTSFAFICMGVLLFRRRPSIGGELGGPRTARIITSLLFLGLWFLYVLFSSLEAYCHIEGF